TTTCGGTAAACCTCTCGGTTGTCTCGGTTTTGTACGAGGTGTTTTGAACAATGATTTTTGTTCTCCCTTTAGTAAATGATATTTCAAAGCTTCGATCAAAAAATCCTTACCTGTACGAATTGAGAAAAGTATTTCATTTAGTTGCGTAACATTAAGTTATAAAAATAGAATTACATTATGTGCATATCTGTAGGAATTGTCACTTACATTGTAAATTTGCCTTAAGAAGAGGCTCTTCTTCTACACGTTGTACTAAATATTCCTGGGATAACAAGGGTAAGCGTACATGTTCCATTAATTGCGCCAAATGAGCTTGTCTTTTGTCCAAATCATGGTGTACCCATGATATTACACATTCAAACACCTTTTCTTCTGAAGGTACCATTAAGCGATCGCTACAGATCAGCTTAGCTACTTGTTGCGGTGCTAATGTCGAAAATTCTTCACCGTCCACTACCTCTCTGAACACATAGTAAAACATTCTAATTATGTAAAGAATGTTTAAATCGAATAAATATAAAAGTAAATGAATGTCTTACGAAAAATGTTGTTCTATATAACTATCTGCGTGTGATAGTAATTCTAGGCAACCATGAAGGTCGGCAAACGCACGAATTCCTAAACAATTCGATGGGTGCAGTTGAGCTTGTAAAAAATCACAACACGCATCGCGGACATCGGTCAATTGCAAGAGATTCGCAGCTGGTAACAACACTTGTACGTTATCCTCGGTTACGTGAACTTCTGCAGAGTACACATAATCCACTAGTAGCTCGAGCGCAGAGTAATCTACGCCCTGCAATTTTATTCTTTCTTGGTCTCGCTCTTCAAAACTTGTGAACATAGCATAAAAATAGGGACTGCAAGCGGCCAGAACCATTTTATGAGCAGGTACTTCCAAACCACCATCCGCTACCAGAATTACGTCGCACAATAAATTTTTTCTGTAATGACACATAACTGCGTTAATATTACATACAAGTATGGATGCCATAAATGCTCCAAAAAGAGGCTCAGAAATAGTTCTCTCTCCTTAGATGCTTACGATACTATGTATTTATTACAAAAtgaataattttattataactATTAAGGTTTCTAGCCACAAATCGTGCCATTCAAATTATATTATGCATTTCATACTTCCGCATTTCATTGATAACATCAAATGCTCTATTCGTATGATGATGATTCCTGTACGGTGGTTTGTCCTTTCCACTTTCGCGTGGTATATGTTTTTGAGAACTTTCATCCAAAGAATTCTGACTAGCGTAACGGAGTAGTAAACAACTAGAAagaaatattacatattattagtCAAGGAGAGGTACGGTATCGAAAGAAGAATATTTTCACGCGCTACAAgctaatatattaaataaaaatctaACAACATGAAATATGCTATAGAATTATACGAACCGAGTAGCTTtaaataagaaaaatatttgTAAAACACAAGTTTACCTCCCCTTGTTTTCAGTACCATCAGCGTTATTGGAGGCACTTTGCATCTGATTTTGACCCGCCGACTCCATTTTAGTTGTTTTGTGTCTCAGTAAAGCCGGATAATAAAATTCACTTTAACAAATCGCATAAATAAAGTTCGAGCACATTTGCGCGACCATCGAATCGTCCTCTCGAACAGTCATCGTCGAAAGTAGAATCAGCTGTAGGACGAGGACGGTGCTACCGATTTCGTTTTATCGGCTTGATGCACCGTGCCGCGAAACAATGGTATTTACAGATATGCGTCACACGAAACTAGAGACAATTAATTAAGATAAATAATTTGCGACGACAATCTGTATCCGCAGCAATATTGATAACGATACTGTGATAAAGAATGCAGTCACTACAAAATTATGAACTTATTTATTCACCTCTCGAGCATCACATTGCTTTTGATCGCTTCGTTAATGAAAACACACGCTGGTGTCGACATCTGCAGCATGCAATGCCAATTATTGTCTCTTTAAACGGTGatttaaatattaattcgaATGCCTGTTACACGAAAATGTAATTTTATAAATACTCCGATAATTAAACGAATGAAGATATAATTTAACACATTTTGGAATAAGTAGAAATTAATTCTAAGTAAAATGAATTGCAGTAAAATTTTTATAGCAGGCTTTATGATATAGTTgggaattcaaatttgaaattgcCATTTTTATTATGAATTTTTGGACTGACTGAAGAGTTATTAAAACTTTACTGTTTCCTGtctaattaaatatttaaagtTTTTAATATTTGCTTAATCTACGTGaagtaataaatataaaatttagtAAACGCTGGTGAACGctatattaattaaatttaacttaTACCAATAAATTCTTACAATTTAGTAATTGTAAATATGTTTCTACTCCTGTTGTAAGAGTTTTGTTGGTACAACGGTGATATACGATTATATGTCACATACATTGTGATTATTGAGGTCAACTGATTCTTAAGTACTGCATTTTTTAAAATTGATTTTACCTTCGCACTTCCAGTCTTTTTATTTCCAATTTATATTTTTGattataaattaaaatttttatttcgtCTTCTCAAGCCTCTAATTGGGCGTGTAACGATTCAGTTTAACTTTTCCAGGCGCTTTTTAATGGCCTAGGGAGATTACTTTCAATGTTGTTCAGACAACTTAATTCTCACGCTATAGTCCAGTGCCTATGCAGTTATATAACAAGTTTGTAATGTATTTCATCGCGAAACAAAGTGCAAACTTATGTCATCGTTATATAGTATACGTTTTGCATAACAAAATGCATTATGAGGACTCGGAACATCTACTGGAGCCCAAAATGTCCCCGCTACATCGTTCCAGCCTCATTTTATTCATCGGGAACAGAATGCAAATAAAAACTAGAGTTTCTCGTTTATCCGaagcagagaaaaaaaaaagaaagaaaaaagaaaggagggATACTCGAATAAGAATGCGTCATTAACTCGTTTAACAGAAACTCGACCGCATTTTATTTGCAGAAACGTGTCCAATTAAAATGTGCATTTTAAGCGTGTTCATCAGGAGTCGAACTTTTGCGAAAGTATACAGAAAAAGAAATCGACGCGGGTATCTATAAAATACGGGACGGTCGAATAACGCTCGAAGAAATAACGACGGGGGAATTGATTAGAAGCGAGGAAGTGGCGATATTTCGGGTATTCCGGGGACGAAACGAGCCTCGGCTCGCGTTGGATGATCGTTTTCCATGGGTCCGGGCATTAGAAGTGTTTCAAAGTTCAGAGCGCCAGGTGTCGCGGTTCGAGCGGTGTGGGACGGGAGCGATACGGCTCGTCAGTTATCCAGCAGCTTGCTGCGAGAGCGTTCTGTCGCGTCGTCATACGAGGCGTCGATGCTTTCTCACTCAGTCTTTTCCGTCTCGTTCTCGCCGTCGTGTCGCGAGAATTGGCGCGTCTCCGGTTTCGAAATTCGAACAGCCGCGGAAACGATTCAGTGCAGCCCGTGCACGGCCGCACGCACCGTCTCGACCGGTGGAAGACTGTCAGGGGAGACACCGAGTTACCGTGCAGAAAGGAATTTCGCGTTGATCGTGAAAGTCGATCCGGTCCTCCCGACGTGGAATCCCATTGGCAACGGGCAGCTTCTTCATCGTAACTTTCCTCGTTTTCGTttcttcgaaaggtaagtgccgagGCGCAACACGCGCATTACAACCGCCGCTCCCGTTCGCCGCCTTGGTTCCTTTGTTTATTTCTGCTCCAAGTGCAACGCACTTCCTCGGCCTTTCTTGCCGTCCCGATCGCTTCCTTGTTTTAAGCGATGTACGCGCTACGTCCGCCGCGGGTCCGATCGGTTCGCGTTAAATCGAAATCGTTGGAAATTAAATGGATACCGTTATCGAGCACCGGGTGTTGATCAACTTTGCTCGTGCGATCGGTTCGTACAAGAATTTCTTACTCGCGCTCGTGTCGTGCCCGTTGCTTCGTCAAATAAACCATTTTCTCTTACTTTCATTATTATTCGTCAAAAATCGatcctgctgttgttgttgttgttgttgttcgcGAACTGTACACGAGTAAACATTAAGTGGGAGTATGTTTTCCGAGCGATTAGTACACGGAGATTTGTTAAATTCCATTAATTTTTTTGCATGATAATTAACGAGATTATGCACGATTACGATGCACGATGTGGCCGTGAGATGTACTGTTACAAAAACGTGTTCTTAAACACGAGCGCCGCCGAGTACACTTTGCTTCGCTTTGCACTTTCGTAGAAGCACACGTGGTTCAAAGTCACATCGCGTGGAGAGTAGCGCTATCTCCAGGAAGCTCCAAGTTTATTTTATTTCCCCGCTCCGGCTGGTATACGCGCATTCCGGCTATGTTTTTATTTGCCTCTTACAAACTGCTTTCGTGTTTCTCGTCATTTCCAATTTGTCCTCGCGATCGTGAACTTTTCGGTGTGAAACACGTCGCcggctcgcctcgcctcgcctcgattCATTTTCGGAGCTTGCTTCTCCGCGCGAGTATCGCTAGTTTATCGTAGATTTATGTATTTGCGATACGCCGTCTAATTAATAACTCGATGCAATTTTGGCGCAACGATCgtaataatttatatatatatatatttagccACGTCGATCTTATTGCTATCACGTTCGCTCCGTTTCAATCGAATTATCCAACACTCCAGATATATCCATGCAAATATACAGCTTTTGCAAACATTGATCTATTTTCACTTCTAAAATTATGAACGAGCAGATTGTGTTGTAATATATTTGTACATTTTTATCGTGCCTGCTTCGTTTTCCGTTGTGTTCGTCTTTTGTAATGTATACGTGTAGTTAATTATTATAGTCTAATTGTTTATGATAAACATTGGATGAGGTGTGGACAGAGGGGGTTACAGGTTGTTCCAATGGGTCGTATGTAAAATACGAGCAGCCTGCAGTAAACTGCAACGTTGCATTCTATTGGAATTATCTCTACTGGCATATTGTAGACAGTACGATAATAATTAAAAGCGTTATCGTCGCTGTCTCGATCCATACGAGACATAAACATTTGAACCACGAATCTAAACAGTCGATCAACTAGCGACAGGTTTTATTTACATTATTCGCATAAGATGGTCCGCGACAATTAAGGAAATATTCGAGGAACAATTTCAATCTTTAAATTCACTATAGTCATCGTACTATTTTCTGATGTAGCAAACGCTAAGAGCAAATGCACTAATCGAGGGAACATACTGCGTAAGTGAAATCCTACTCTTTCGATTAAAtaggaggaattttttagtATTTTTTGAAACACAAGCCTCACAGCgatctttaaatattttattattctcaGCGAAGTCGTGCATTTAATGGAATAATATCGAGAGGAATGAGAATTATGTTCGAAGGTACGTTTTTTTAGTTGGGAACATTTAAATGGCGGCCAAAATGTCCCTGGCTATCGGCAAACTTCCTTGCACCAAAGAATGTAGAGCAGGTCAAGACACTGGGGGTACAGATTAGTACTGGAGAACCATTGATGGTTATCGATCGTTTCTACTATTGATAATCGCCAGTTCCTTTCGATAGTTTCAATTTTTCATAATTTTCTGATTGGAAGAAGTCGTAAGAACTACTTTCTAAAATTACAAGAGTctaattataattttaaatataCGTACAATacttaataaatattatatccttcctTGTGCTATAAAAATTGATAACTGATTATTATAATGGCAATCATGTATAATGTGACTCCAGAATAAGGTTGATTAGTATCTATTCTACTTATATATAACATTTTTAATTCATTTAGTGAAAGGATGAGCGAATAAAATGGATCTAATGGAATATGTCTATAGTAGTAAGAATATTAAAATTATCCATATACCTAACAAAAACGTTGATAATTTTCAGTAGCAGAAATTATTGATAACCATCGATACACTATCTCCATTTTTCCAACGTTGGTACAGACGTTCTAAAAGTCAGCTTATTTTGTAGAAGCTGCggaagaaaaaatttttgtcgCGATCCAGCGATAATTTGTGAAAGAATATCATTAACTAAACATCGAATCTGCTTATTCACTAAATCCACAAGATCATGTTCGAAGTTATCTTGCAAAATTATTCAGTTCAAAGAATTGATAATACTTTTTCAACGCGTGATCCTTCGTAAAGAAATCGTAACGATTGCAGTAATTACTGCGAGGACAAGTCGATAAATTCGCGTGGCTCAGAAAAGAAAACGTTGTCCAATGTCGTAATAAAAGTTTCCCAAATTTTCCTATGCGAACGATGACACTAAAACGTTATCGTGCATAAAAAAGCCCAATCGCACGCATCGAGTGTGTGTAAAAAGCATGGCACACAACACGTGGCGTAATTGCAGCAATTACTATAATGGCGGATAGAGTTGTTTCGTGTAATTGTTTAAAGGGGAGATTCGCAATCGTAGATTGCATAAGATTAGAATAAAAAGCACCATCATTTAGCGAAATCATTCGCCGCTCGTTAACGCGTGGACGTCACCGAAACTGTGAATTATTAGTTTTCCCAACACTCGCTTAACGCGCGGCCGACACTTTTCTTATCTACATTTTCGTTATTTTCCGCATTTCGCCTTGCCCCTCGAGAAAAGTCAAGGCTTCCCATTTCCGGCAATAGACGCGAGCAACCGAGAAATAACAAACTTTGATTGGACGTCTCGCCGGGTGCATCGTGTCCCCACGTTTCGTGCAATTCGCGTTTAAATGCACGTGCGCGATAGTTTTCTGTGGACGCGCGTTTCTCTGGGCATTTCGCGATCGTAGAGCGTGCACGAGTTTTGTTTTCCTCTTTACCTCTTTACTTGCGAACAATCGTCAAGTGCGAACAAGTGCGGATTGCTTGAGCAGACAGAGGTTGTGTGTCGAGGAAACATCGATCCTTTCGGCTGAACTTTGACCATTTTACGCGGATTTCTTCGAGTATTTAATTTCATAAAatacttttcttctttttaagtTCTCGATAAGTTACAGAAGAAAATTTTAAGCGCGATTATCGTTCGTCTTCTTGTTGAATGATTCATGCATTAACTTTACTTTTAGACTTGTGCTGAAAAAATATACTGATCACAaagatatatacatatttagCTAGTGTTTGCAAGATAACTTACAAATTCTGATAAAAATAGATGAAATGAATCCGTCCCCCATTATTCGATAGCAATGATAACAAAACAAAGTTTACTCTAAGTGCTGCGGAATTTCACTCGAAAAGAGGTATAATcgcaataaaaaaagaaacgcaGCTCGGATAGCATTTCGAAATCCATCATCAATTACCATTCAATCGTAAAGCAAGATTACCTCGAAACGTTTGAGAATTTTCCAACGAAGCTCGCAATTAAATTACTGTAAACCTATAAATCTTTcgaagagaaacagagagagagagagaaaagaaaaattggggaggaaacaaaaaaagaaggtaACAGCCACCGCGTGCGATGAAACGCGCCAACAGTGAGGAGAAGAGAGATGGAGCGTGCACCTGGTATACGTGCACCATTGTTACAAGTGCAAGGTTACGTGCAACGTGCATTGTGTATCCGGACGATTATTTCCCCGCTGTGGACGATCGCCGATCCGCTGTTCGCGCAATGTGAACGGTTCTTTCCAGCCCGTCGGTTTTCGGTTTCATACTCTGGTTGCGCCGTCTAAATCATTCGCTGCGCGTCTGTATCGCGCGGATTCCCGTAATTCACCCCGTGTGGGCGACATTCCGACCCGTGGATTTGCATCGTCCACTCGTTTAACGAATCCAAAACCGGGGCTCTCTCCGCTTAACAGGTTAAAATTAGACTCTTTTGCGCCTTTTTTTCCGCGGCGCCGTCCCGCGCACGCGTATAAAATGCCGTTTACGCGCCGGCGAACAATGCCGCCCGCTAACCTGTTGGCGATTTAAGCGTTATTCTTATCTCGAAGGCAATTACGCGGGCAATTTGCTTGGCGATAAATAGTTACGTGAAATCACACGTATGTCGAATTACGCCGCCGGCGAGGAACAATTTTTCTCGTGGTTCCACGTGAAAAATGCTTCTCTGCGGGAACTACGCAGGATACGAAGTTGCTGTGCGTTCCCGCGTTGAGAAATTGTAATTGAAAATGCTTGTTGGCTCTTGTTCTATTTTAATTGGTCCCTTTGAAATGATTTTCTTTAAGCGTTGGGCGATATTGGGTGAACATTTTGGGAGGTTCGGATATGAATTTTGAAAATTGGGACACGCGAGTCTCTTGAAGTTTGTTTGAGTAGAACATGCGTGTATCAGCAGAGTACGTCGTCCTATATCTTTACATGTTGTACTTCGTAAGCATAAATAGCCTTTATATCAGCTTTCTGAGGTGAACCAGACATTTGTAAATGGATTTCAACCTGTGGATACACGAGTCTCAAATATTCACGTGTAATGGTATGAATATAATGGTACGAAGAAGAGCAGGATAACTTgaatggtttttttttttttaacaaaacAGTTATCTTGACTTGGAGTACTCGTTGTTTTCCTAAAATGTTATCTTACGAAATTGTAACGAGGAAGCAAGTAACAAGCGGTCAATAAGTATTTTTTCCTGCGAGTACATTTGAAAGTTTAATGAGCGATTTTAGCCGCGAAAAAACGATATTGGTGTACAAGTTGAATCATACTTTTCATTTAACGCAACGTTGCTAAAAGGTTTTCATTTGTTAGGAAC
This sequence is a window from Xylocopa sonorina isolate GNS202 chromosome 6, iyXylSono1_principal, whole genome shotgun sequence. Protein-coding genes within it:
- the Kel gene encoding kelch protein yields the protein MESAGQNQMQSASNNADGTENKGSCLLLRYASQNSLDESSQKHIPRESGKDKPPYRNHHHTNRAFDVINEMRKKNLLCDVILVADGGLEVPAHKMVLAACSPYFYAMFTSFEERDQERIKLQGVDYSALELLVDYVYSAEVHVTEDNVQVLLPAANLLQLTDVRDACCDFLQAQLHPSNCLGIRAFADLHGCLELLSHADSYIEQHFSEVVDGEEFSTLAPQQVAKLICSDRLMVPSEEKVFECVISWVHHDLDKRQAHLAQLMEHVRLPLLSQEYLVQRVEEEPLLKANLQCKDFLIEALKYHLLKGEQKSLFKTPRTKPRQPRGLPKVLLVVGGQAPKAIRSVECYDFKEEKWYQVSELPTRRCRAGLSVLGGRVYAVGGFNGSLRVRTVDIYDAATDQWSPCPEMEARRSTLGVAVLGNCIYAVGGFDGSTGLNSAEVYDPRTHEWRLIAPMSTRRSSVGVGVVKGLLYAVGGYDGVSRQCLSSVECYNPEKDQWKPVPDMSARRSGAGVGVLDGILYAVGGHDGPLVRKSVEAFNPDTNQWTPVSDMALCRRNAGVVALNGLLYVVGGDDGSSSLASVEVYSPRTDTWTTLPTCMGIGRSYAGVAIIDKPMPSTTSM